The following are from one region of the Thermococcus cleftensis genome:
- a CDS encoding glycerophosphodiester phosphodiesterase family protein, whose amino-acid sequence MWERDKVIVLGHRGYMSRFPENSLLAFRKAIESGADGIELDVWLTGDGKVIVMHDETIDRTSDMSGRQKEMTLEELRKADIGMGERIPTLEEVFAVLPEGALINVELKDRDAVEKVAEIVKANNPRRVMVSSFDIEALREYRKHDEETTMGLLIDREEVVPLIPKLKDELNLWSINVPMEAIPLLGFEKTLQALHWARSLGLKVVLWTENDGLFYADDNLARLKGLFEVVIANDVEKMIRYLRELGLR is encoded by the coding sequence ATGTGGGAAAGGGATAAGGTTATAGTGCTCGGCCACAGGGGTTACATGAGCAGGTTCCCCGAGAACAGCCTTTTAGCGTTCAGGAAGGCGATCGAATCGGGTGCCGATGGAATCGAGCTTGACGTCTGGCTGACGGGGGACGGGAAAGTCATAGTAATGCACGACGAGACCATAGACAGGACGAGCGATATGAGCGGAAGGCAGAAGGAGATGACGCTTGAGGAGCTCAGGAAGGCGGACATAGGGATGGGCGAGAGGATTCCAACGCTGGAGGAGGTCTTCGCGGTTCTGCCCGAGGGTGCCCTAATCAACGTTGAGCTCAAGGACAGGGACGCGGTGGAGAAAGTGGCCGAGATAGTGAAAGCCAACAATCCTCGGAGGGTAATGGTCTCGTCCTTTGATATTGAAGCCCTCAGGGAATACCGAAAGCACGACGAGGAAACCACGATGGGGCTTCTCATAGACAGGGAGGAAGTGGTCCCCCTGATTCCGAAGCTGAAAGATGAGCTCAACCTCTGGTCAATAAACGTTCCGATGGAGGCAATCCCCCTACTCGGCTTCGAGAAGACCCTTCAGGCCCTTCACTGGGCGCGCTCCCTCGGCCTTAAAGTGGTTCTCTGGACCGAGAACGATGGGCTCTTCTACGCCGACGACAACCTCGCGAGGCTTAAGGGCCTCTTCGAGGTCGTCATAGCGAATGACGTAGAGAAGATGATCAGATACCTCAGAGAACTGGGGCTCAGGTGA